A region of the Campylobacter cuniculorum DSM 23162 = LMG 24588 genome:
AAAAAGAGGGCTTAAATCTTATCTATAGCATAGATCCTATGCACGGAAATACGGTAAAAGCTGGAAATTATAAAACAAGAGAATTTGATAAAATTATGCAAGAAGTGCGGTATTTTTTTGAAATCGCAAGGGCTGAAGGAATTTATCCGGGCGGAGTGCATCTTGAAATGACCGGACAAGATGTAACAGAATGCACAGGTGGGGCGTCAAATATCACTGAAGAAAGTCTTAAAAAACGTTATGAAACGCAATGTGATCCAAGGTTGAACGCTGATCAAGCCTTAGAACTCGCGTTTTTAATCGCAGATTTGGTTAAAAAAGCTAAAAAATGAAACTTTATGGCATAAAAAATTGCAATAGCGTCAAAAAAGCGATGATTGCTTTGGAAAAATTTAATTTTGAATTTTTAGACATTAAAAAGATAGATAAAGAAATTCTAAGTTCTTGGCTTAAGCAAAAAACTTTCGAAGAGCTCATCAATACAAACGGAACGACTGCTAAAAAATTAGCCCTTACCAAAGATAAACTTAAAAATCTCAATAAAGAAGAATTAGAAAATTTAATTTTAGAAAATCCTAGTATCATTAAAAGGCCGGTGGTTGAATTTAAAAATGAAATTTTTGTTTCTAAGGAATATGAAAAGCTTTTATAATATAAGCATAGCATCGCCATAAGAATAAAATCTGTATCGTTTTTCAATAGCAATTTTATAAAGTTCTAAGGTTTTTTCTCTTCCTATAAAAGAGGATACGAGCATAATTAAAGTGGATTTTGGTAAATGGAAATTCGTTAAAAGATAGTTTTGCCTTAAAGGCTTATTAAAGGGGTGTAAAAATAAATCACAAGTCCCGCTTTGAATTCCTGTCCTAAAAAAATACTCAATGCTTCTTGTTGTGGTCGTTCCTACTCCTAAAATCGGTGTTTTGGATTTTATCAGCTTTGCTGCTTTATCATCGATAAAAAAAGATTCAGTGTGCATTATATGTTCTTTTAAATTTTCACATTCTACATTTTTAAAGGTCCCCGCTCCTATGTGTAAGGTAAGATAATAAATTTCATGTTTTTGCTTTAAAAGATTGAGCATTTCTTGACTAAAATGCAAACTTGCCGTCGGTGCAGCTACAGCTCCTAAATTTTTAGCAAAAATGCTTTGATAATCACTCTCATCACTTAACTCATCTTTCCTTTTGATATAAGGAGGCAAGGGAATATGCCCGATAAGATTTAAAAGCTCGTAGAGTTTAGTGCTGTCTAAAAAGGTATGATTTTGCTTAAATCTGACTTTGCGTCTGCCATCTTTTAAAAGCTCTAAAATTTCAGCTTGTAAATTTTTTTCAAAGCTTAAAATTTCACCTGCTTTAACCCTGCCTTTAATTTGAACCAAAAATTCAAATTCTGTATAGGCTTGATGCAAAAAAAGCTCTATTTTTGCTCCGCTTGTTTTTGTTCCAAAAATTCGGGCTTTAATCACTTTGGTATCGTTAAAAAATATTGCACAAGGAGGTAAAAATTCAGGCAATTTTCCAAAATAAGTGTGCGTAATCTTGTCTTTTTTTCTTTCATAGATTAAAAGTTTCGCATCTTCTTTAGGGGTTATAGGATAAGTAGCGATAAGCTCCTTAGGTAAGTGATAATCGTAATTATGAAGCTTTAAATCCTTATGCATCATTTTTTGCAGAGGGATTGATTTTTTGTGCGATTAAAATTGAAAGCCCATAGAGTCCGCAAAGTGGCACAGCCATTAAAAATTGAGAAATCATATCCGGCGGAGTCATCATTGCTGAAAAAACAAAAATAACCAAAACTGAAATTCTAAAATATTTTTTTAAAAAATCATCATCTATTAAGCCTAATTTTGCAAAGAAAAAGGTCAACACAGGCATTTCAAAAGCGAGTCCAAAAGCGACTACGAGTTTTGTAAAAAAGCTCACATAAAGCCCTATACTAATGAGTGGTTTAAAATCTTGAGTTTGCACTCCAAAATCGATGAGAAATTTAAAAGTTAAAGGAACCACGACAAAATAGCAAAACAAAGCACCTAAAGCAAACATTACACTTGCAAAGCAAACAAAGGGTATGACGAGTCTTTTTTCATTCTCATAAAGTCCGGGTGCTACAAATTTCCAAAATTGATAAAAAATTATAGGCAAAGAAATCAAAAAAGCTGTAAAAAATGAAACTTTCATCGCTGTAAATAAAGGTTCTTGTAATTCTACGAAGGTGATTTGTTTTGAAACTTCTGGCAAAACGGCTTCTATTGGACTTTTGAGTATATTAAGGATATAAGAATTAAAAGTAAAGCATACAAAAAACATCACAATAATGCAAGAAACACTGATAAAAAGCCTTTTTCTAAGCTCGGTTAAATGAGGTTTTAATTCTTCAAACATTTTGTTTTTCCTCACTTTGATTTGAAATTTGCTCTGTTTTTAAATTTTTTTCTTCTTTCATTTCTTTTTGTGCATTTTCTTCTAAATTTTCATGGGGATTAGACGAAGAACCAAAGGTTAAATCGACTTTTTTATTGTCTAAAATATCCTTTTTAAGCTCATCAAATTCCTCAAAACTAAGTTTTTTGCGTATATTTTCATTTACGGAGGAAAATTCATCTTGGTATTTTTTAGTTTCGCTTTTAAGCTCATTGATACGAATTTCTTTTTCTATACTTGATTTTGCTTCGTCTATGTTGCGTTTTAAGGCTTTTAAAATTTTTGCAATTTGCACGATGGTATCAGGGAGTTTGTCTGGTCCTAAAACTAAAATTGCGACAACTAAAATGACTAAAATTTCACCCATACTCATTGTATCAATACTTCTTTCTTTATATCTTTTTAAAGACACATTTTACATTAAATTGCTTAAAAATTTACTTTAAAATTGTTTAATTATTATTTATGAAGTGAAATTATAATACAATAAAAAATTCATTAAAGGAGCTTTAAGTGAAAGAATGCTTCAAAGACAAAGTCGTGCTTATCACAGGTGCGAAACAAGGAATCGGCTTAGCCACTGCACAAGAATTTGCAAAAGTTGGTGCGAAAGTCGTTCTTTGTGATATTGTGGATATGAGTGAGGAAGTTAAAGAGCTTAATGACAAGCATTATCAGGCTATGCAAATTCTTTGTGATGTGAGTGATGAAAAGCAGGTGGCAAAGATGATTGCAGAGATTATCTCTGTGCATAAGAGATTGGATTGTGGATTCAATAATGCAGGGATTCAAACACCACAAAAACCGATGGCACAAATCACTCAAGCGGAGTTTGATAAGACTATTGCTGTGGATTTAAAAGGCGTTTGGAATTGTATGCAATATGAGATTGAGCAGATGCTCACACAAGGTGGAGGCTGTATTGTCAATACCTCTTCACAAGGGGGAATCACAGGCTTTGTCGGACAAGCCGCTTATATCGCTTGCAAACACGCAGTGATTGGGCTTACAAGGACTGCCGCACTTGATTATGTAGCAAAAAACATTCGCATTAATGCTGTTTTGCCCGGTGCCATTTTAACGCCTATGGCAAAAGATTTAATCAAAAGAAATCCCGAGATTGAAAAAGAGCTTTTAAGAGATATTCCTAAGGGGAGATTGGGCGAACCAAAGGAGATTGCCGATGCGGTGATGTGGTTATGCTCACCCTATGCGAGCTTTGTTGAGGGGGCGGCTATTTGTGTTGATGGAGGATTTACTGCACATTAATAGAATGCTGAAGAAATATTAAATTTTGCTTAGTTTTAATTAGGGAGCTAAATACAAAGCAAGTTCATCGCTGATGAGGAAATTAAGATTGTAAAAGCGATTGTTTTTTAATTCAAGCTTTTTATTCGCTACAAGCTCATTTGCTTTTTGAATTTGAATTGTATTGAGTATTTTTTTATGCACACCGACTTTGCTTCTAAACCCTAAAAATAGCCTTTCTAAGCATAATTCTTTCTGATTTAAATTTTCTATTTGTCTCAAACTTGGATTTAAGATATAAGTCTTTAAATTTTTTGCTGTATAAAATCTTTGATTTTTTAAAAATCCCACCGCACTTAACCCACAACCTATATAATCCTTGCCTTGCCAATATGCTAAATTGTGCTTACAAATGCGTCCAAAATTGCTAATTTCGTATTGTTTAAATCCTAAAATTTGAATTTGCTCTATAAAATATTTCATCAATCTCGGAGCATTCTTTTTGAAATGAAAACAATTTGCAAAGGCTGTATTTTTTTCTATACTCAAGTGATAAGCACTCACATGTTTTAAATTTTTTTTGATTTTTTCTAAATGCAAAAGTTCAAAATCAAGCATTTTTTTATCATCAAATTTTGTATCATAGATTAAATCTAAATTGATATTTTCAAAGCCATTTTTTTTAGCATTTTCCACACTTTCAAACAGCTCTTTTTGAGTGTGTTGTCTGCCTAAAAATTCAAGTTTTTTAGAATGAAAACTTTGTGCTCCAAAAGAAATGCGATTTAAACCAAAATTTTTCATATTTTTAAGCCAAGAATCAATGCTTGATTTTGGATTGGCTTCGATGGTATTTTCGGAATTTTGACTCAAATAAGGAGCTAAAAAATTAAAAATTTTTTCATAAAATTTTTCTTCCACCACACTTGGCGTTCCTCCTCCTATGAAAAGCGTTTGAATGGAATTTTTAGAGAGTTTAAAATAATCAAATTGAAATTTTAAATCTTCAAGTAAGGCTTTAAAATAAGCCTCTTCATAATCTTTTTTCTTCAAAGAAGTAAAAGAGCAATAATGACATTTGCTTTCACAAAAAGGAATATGGATATATAAATGCATACAAACCTTAAAAAAATTTATTTCTATATTTTTGAATTTTAATAAAATTTTATTTGAAATAAGTTAAAATTACACTCATAAGTTAAGGAAACTGATGTGGAAAAAGAAAAAAAATACAGACCCAATGTTGCTGCTATTGTTCTTTCAAGTGATTATCCTTTTGAATGTAAATTTTTTATTGCAAAAAGAAGCGATATGGAGAATATATGGCAGTTTCCTCAAGGTGGTATTGATGAGGGTGAGGATGCTAAAAGTGCTTTAAAAAGAGAGCTTAAAGAAGAAATAGGCACAAATGAAGTTGAAATTATTGCTGAATATCCGCAATGGCTTAGCTATGATTTTCCTAGTAATGTGGTGAAAAAAATGTATCCTTATGATGGGCAAATTCAAAAATATTTTTTAGTGCGTCTTAAACATAATGCTAAGATTAATATCAACACCAAACATCCTGAATTTGATTCTTATCGTTTTGTGGGAATTAAAGAAATTTTTGAAATGGTTAATCATTTTAAAAGGAAAATTTATATTCAAGTTATCAAATATTTTGAAGAAAAAGGTTATATTTAATGCTTATAGTGCAAAAATACGGGGGAACAAGCGTAGGAGATTTAGAACGCATTCGAGCTGTTTCACAACGAGTGATACAAAGTGCAAAACAAGGAAATAAACTTGTCATTGTCGTTTCTGCGATGAGTGGGGTGACCAATGAATTGATTGATTATGCGAATTTTTTTAGCAAAAATCCAAATGGTAAAGATATGGATATGCTTTTAAGCAGCGGAGAGAGAGTCACTGCGGCACTTTTATCCATTGCTTTAAATGAACAAGGTTTTAAAGCTG
Encoded here:
- the tatC gene encoding twin-arginine translocase subunit TatC — encoded protein: MFEELKPHLTELRKRLFISVSCIIVMFFVCFTFNSYILNILKSPIEAVLPEVSKQITFVELQEPLFTAMKVSFFTAFLISLPIIFYQFWKFVAPGLYENEKRLVIPFVCFASVMFALGALFCYFVVVPLTFKFLIDFGVQTQDFKPLISIGLYVSFFTKLVVAFGLAFEMPVLTFFFAKLGLIDDDFLKKYFRISVLVIFVFSAMMTPPDMISQFLMAVPLCGLYGLSILIAQKINPSAKNDA
- the hemW gene encoding radical SAM family heme chaperone HemW, with product MHLYIHIPFCESKCHYCSFTSLKKKDYEEAYFKALLEDLKFQFDYFKLSKNSIQTLFIGGGTPSVVEEKFYEKIFNFLAPYLSQNSENTIEANPKSSIDSWLKNMKNFGLNRISFGAQSFHSKKLEFLGRQHTQKELFESVENAKKNGFENINLDLIYDTKFDDKKMLDFELLHLEKIKKNLKHVSAYHLSIEKNTAFANCFHFKKNAPRLMKYFIEQIQILGFKQYEISNFGRICKHNLAYWQGKDYIGCGLSAVGFLKNQRFYTAKNLKTYILNPSLRQIENLNQKELCLERLFLGFRSKVGVHKKILNTIQIQKANELVANKKLELKNNRFYNLNFLISDELALYLAP
- a CDS encoding SDR family NAD(P)-dependent oxidoreductase, whose protein sequence is MKECFKDKVVLITGAKQGIGLATAQEFAKVGAKVVLCDIVDMSEEVKELNDKHYQAMQILCDVSDEKQVAKMIAEIISVHKRLDCGFNNAGIQTPQKPMAQITQAEFDKTIAVDLKGVWNCMQYEIEQMLTQGGGCIVNTSSQGGITGFVGQAAYIACKHAVIGLTRTAALDYVAKNIRINAVLPGAILTPMAKDLIKRNPEIEKELLRDIPKGRLGEPKEIADAVMWLCSPYASFVEGAAICVDGGFTAH
- a CDS encoding RNA pyrophosphohydrolase; the protein is MEKEKKYRPNVAAIVLSSDYPFECKFFIAKRSDMENIWQFPQGGIDEGEDAKSALKRELKEEIGTNEVEIIAEYPQWLSYDFPSNVVKKMYPYDGQIQKYFLVRLKHNAKININTKHPEFDSYRFVGIKEIFEMVNHFKRKIYIQVIKYFEEKGYI
- a CDS encoding ArsC/Spx/MgsR family protein — its product is MKLYGIKNCNSVKKAMIALEKFNFEFLDIKKIDKEILSSWLKQKTFEELINTNGTTAKKLALTKDKLKNLNKEELENLILENPSIIKRPVVEFKNEIFVSKEYEKLL
- the tatB gene encoding Sec-independent protein translocase protein TatB, encoding MSMGEILVILVVAILVLGPDKLPDTIVQIAKILKALKRNIDEAKSSIEKEIRINELKSETKKYQDEFSSVNENIRKKLSFEEFDELKKDILDNKKVDLTFGSSSNPHENLEENAQKEMKEEKNLKTEQISNQSEEKQNV
- the queA gene encoding tRNA preQ1(34) S-adenosylmethionine ribosyltransferase-isomerase QueA — translated: MHKDLKLHNYDYHLPKELIATYPITPKEDAKLLIYERKKDKITHTYFGKLPEFLPPCAIFFNDTKVIKARIFGTKTSGAKIELFLHQAYTEFEFLVQIKGRVKAGEILSFEKNLQAEILELLKDGRRKVRFKQNHTFLDSTKLYELLNLIGHIPLPPYIKRKDELSDESDYQSIFAKNLGAVAAPTASLHFSQEMLNLLKQKHEIYYLTLHIGAGTFKNVECENLKEHIMHTESFFIDDKAAKLIKSKTPILGVGTTTTRSIEYFFRTGIQSGTCDLFLHPFNKPLRQNYLLTNFHLPKSTLIMLVSSFIGREKTLELYKIAIEKRYRFYSYGDAMLIL